The Clostridium felsineum DSM 794 region AGGTTGAAATATTTATAACTTCATATTTTAAAGAGAAGGTAGATAGATTTGTTAAAAAGTCCATCTACCTTCGTTTAATTATACGGATAAAGATATCATTTATAAGCATTTAGTTCCAGTAGGGACATGAAAAAGCTATTATATGGACCTTTTACAGTAGGATAAATTTTAGTATAAGTATAATTGGGGTGATTTAATGAGTATTGAACTTATAAAATATGATGAAAAGTATATGTGTTTAATAGAAAAATGGGAAAAACGTAGAGAGTTATTTAAGTATCTTTCCCACACTAGACCTAAGTTTTTACTTACTGGCAATGAAAAGGAAGAAAAAAGTACCTTGTTTTTTATGATAAAGGTAGATGAAAAAATTATAGGAGCAGTATGGCTTGAAGATATAACAAAAGTTGAAGCAAAGCTAAGTATATATATTGCAGAGATCAGTAAGAGAGGTAAAGGAATAGGCGAAACGATTATAAAAAAGTTAATCAAGCTAGTTTTTAATGATTTAAAGTTGAAAAAATTATATTTACATGCTAGAGAGACAAATACAAGGGCAATAAAACTATACGAAAAATGTGGCTTTAGGATAACCTATAAGTATCCAAGTAGGCACTTTTCTGATGGTTCCTATCAAGGAATTTATGAGATGTGCTTAAATTTCTGATGTTCTGGTGCCTCTTTTTTTTAGTACAAGTGCCATTACAAATAAAAATAGTTCTAACCCTGTTTCTACAAATATGCCTATAAAGGGATACACATAAATTATAAAGTTAAAAACCTCTGTATTATTATCAAAAGAAATTATACCAAGGATAGCGGCTATTAAGCTTAGAGGATAAACAAGGGGTTTATAGTCGGACATGCCAATTATTTGACTGATTTCTAGGCTAGAGGCCCAAATTAAACTGACACCTGTCATTAAAGCAGCACTTATAGCAATAACAAACCAAATAACTTCTATACGATCAATAGAATTACCAAATGAGATCATTCTAGCTAGATTTACGCCAGGGTTTACCATGTTACTGGTGTTTTGAACTCCAAAAATACAAGTGGAAAAAATAACAAGTAGAGATATTACAGAGGCACCAATTGATACGGCAATAAATTTTGCAAGAAATCCATTTCTTATGCGATTGCATACAGGAATATACATACCCATCATGATACAAATACCTATGAAGGTTAATATAAATATTCCTCCTGAAAAAATAGTGTAAATAC contains the following coding sequences:
- a CDS encoding GNAT family N-acetyltransferase translates to MSIELIKYDEKYMCLIEKWEKRRELFKYLSHTRPKFLLTGNEKEEKSTLFFMIKVDEKIIGAVWLEDITKVEAKLSIYIAEISKRGKGIGETIIKKLIKLVFNDLKLKKLYLHARETNTRAIKLYEKCGFRITYKYPSRHFSDGSYQGIYEMCLNF
- a CDS encoding GerAB/ArcD/ProY family transporter; the protein is MSKKELISTNQFVWMLFSIITSFTTLQIPGLLIFHAKRDAWIAVILAWCLDVLLAIVYAYMGVRFPGENFVQYSISILGKYVGKILGLMFPLFFLMVASLLTRSVSILISNTILTKTPTAIIFASSYIFIAYGAKKGVETVGRVSEILGPIYLISFIALFIFVSPEVKLDRIRPIFNESIYTIFSGGIFILTFIGICIMMGMYIPVCNRIRNGFLAKFIAVSIGASVISLLVIFSTCIFGVQNTSNMVNPGVNLARMISFGNSIDRIEVIWFVIAISAALMTGVSLIWASSLEISQIIGMSDYKPLVYPLSLIAAILGIISFDNNTEVFNFIIYVYPFIGIFVETGLELFLFVMALVLKKRGTRTSEI